The proteins below are encoded in one region of Candidatus Saganbacteria bacterium:
- a CDS encoding TolC family protein, whose product MRYWFLVFLIIITINIPVNAEELPLTKALDIAAKNNPDLRSARAAWEASKSKIPQALSLSDPKIGVEYDSIPANSSNFSDGMKMYTADQMIMFPGKIFAEWMMAQNESKMFEARYQKKLREVVSDIKSAYYDLFVFDHSIQIISQNKDLLQSFKKIAESKYSVGQVTQADALMAASEYAMAVNELENMRNERNVKAARLNSLLFKPVDAKLGNILQISLSSIEGLPKLSEIERRALNNRPELMEMKAMLDIKDAEQLKSKMGFFPDTTLGYKKRSGDGYDVMFSFTIPLYFWKQGYQLSETGSNRESADSAYKNMANMTSFEVRESYVMAENAQRTMKLYENKLVPLAEQALKVGVLSYQANKIDFSTLLNIQKNYRATKVKYYESRANYGKALAMFEKIIGRNINDN is encoded by the coding sequence ATGCGTTATTGGTTCCTTGTTTTTTTAATTATAATTACAATAAATATTCCCGTAAATGCTGAAGAGCTGCCATTAACTAAAGCGTTAGACATTGCTGCTAAGAATAATCCTGATCTCCGATCGGCAAGAGCGGCCTGGGAGGCTTCAAAATCGAAAATCCCCCAAGCTTTAAGCCTTTCGGATCCAAAGATCGGCGTTGAATATGACAGTATTCCTGCTAATTCCAGCAATTTTTCGGATGGAATGAAAATGTATACAGCCGATCAGATGATCATGTTCCCCGGAAAGATATTCGCGGAATGGATGATGGCGCAAAATGAATCGAAGATGTTCGAGGCAAGATACCAAAAAAAGCTTCGAGAAGTCGTATCCGACATAAAATCCGCTTACTATGATCTTTTCGTTTTCGACCACTCGATACAAATTATTTCGCAAAACAAGGATCTTTTGCAAAGCTTTAAAAAGATCGCCGAATCAAAATATTCCGTAGGGCAGGTTACCCAAGCTGATGCTTTGATGGCTGCGTCGGAATATGCAATGGCCGTAAACGAATTGGAAAATATGAGAAATGAAAGGAATGTAAAGGCTGCAAGACTGAATTCCCTGCTTTTTAAGCCTGTCGACGCCAAGCTTGGAAATATTTTGCAAATTTCATTATCATCGATCGAAGGCTTGCCGAAATTATCCGAAATTGAAAGGCGCGCGCTAAATAACCGCCCCGAACTTATGGAAATGAAAGCCATGCTTGATATCAAAGACGCCGAGCAGTTAAAAAGTAAAATGGGATTTTTCCCGGATACAACTCTTGGATATAAAAAACGATCCGGCGACGGATATGACGTGATGTTTTCGTTCACGATCCCGCTTTATTTCTGGAAGCAGGGCTATCAACTTTCGGAAACCGGTTCGAACCGGGAATCGGCCGACTCCGCATATAAGAACATGGCAAACATGACAAGTTTCGAAGTTCGGGAATCGTATGTTATGGCGGAAAACGCGCAAAGGACAATGAAATTGTATGAAAATAAATTGGTCCCGCTCGCGGAACAAGCTTTGAAAGTTGGAGTATTATCTTATCAAGCAAATAAGATCGATTTCTCCACACTGCTCAATATCCAAAAGAATTATAGGGCTACAAAAGTTAAATATTACGAAAGCCGGGCTAATTATGGGAAAGCTTTGGCTATGTTCGAAAAAATTATTGGGAGGAATATAAATGATAATTAA
- a CDS encoding efflux RND transporter periplasmic adaptor subunit codes for MIIKILNALTRLFVNSNHKPISPLPVGEGLIGSSFETKKLGEGYGRLAILFSISILVISVLIAGCVSSKKEDTSGKKILFYRNPMNPQITSKVFMKDEMGMDYLPVYEKEKGEAEGEISIGQDEEALVGVETKKVVRRPLHKEIRTAGIVANDPDLFVAEQEYLGSIALSDEALVESGKKRLKVLGLNDEQIEKLEKDGEAQQSLILPSDMAWVYLTIYENEMGKVKVGSFVEVDTVAYPGEIFSGKIAAVSPVLDPMTRSLKARAEVSNPGHKLKPGMYANAVININLGNRLAVDEEAVINTGKRTIVVVSKGNGKFESRDVVLWQKADSYYEVISGLKEGDMIVTTGNFLLDSESRLRSGKKVEHQH; via the coding sequence ATGATAATTAAGATTTTAAATGCCCTCACCCGCCTCTTCGTGAATAGTAATCATAAACCAATTTCCCCTCTCCCAGTGGGAGAGGGGTTAATAGGCTCAAGCTTCGAAACCAAAAAACTGGGTGAGGGATACGGACGGCTCGCGATATTGTTTAGTATTTCGATATTAGTGATTAGTGTTTTGATCGCTGGGTGTGTTTCTTCTAAAAAAGAAGATACCTCTGGAAAGAAGATCTTATTCTACCGCAATCCGATGAACCCGCAGATCACATCGAAAGTATTCATGAAAGACGAAATGGGCATGGATTATCTCCCGGTCTACGAAAAAGAAAAAGGGGAGGCCGAGGGCGAAATATCGATCGGACAGGACGAAGAGGCCCTTGTAGGTGTTGAAACAAAAAAAGTTGTACGACGCCCGCTTCATAAAGAGATAAGGACGGCGGGTATCGTTGCTAATGATCCAGACCTATTTGTTGCAGAGCAAGAATATCTTGGATCAATAGCTTTAAGCGACGAAGCATTGGTCGAGTCCGGCAAAAAAAGATTGAAAGTTTTGGGATTGAATGATGAGCAGATCGAAAAATTGGAAAAAGACGGAGAGGCGCAACAGAGTTTGATACTTCCATCGGATATGGCTTGGGTTTACCTTACGATCTATGAAAATGAAATGGGAAAGGTCAAGGTTGGATCATTTGTTGAAGTTGATACGGTCGCATATCCGGGCGAGATTTTTAGCGGGAAAATCGCCGCGGTTTCACCGGTGTTGGATCCAATGACGCGTTCGCTCAAAGCTAGAGCCGAAGTTTCAAACCCAGGCCATAAGCTGAAGCCAGGGATGTATGCCAATGCGGTAATTAATATTAATTTGGGCAATAGATTGGCAGTTGATGAAGAAGCGGTAATTAATACAGGAAAAAGGACAATAGTTGTTGTATCAAAAGGCAATGGTAAATTTGAAAGCCGTGATGTAGTTTTGTGGCAAAAAGCAGATTCGTATTATGAGGTTATATCCGGGCTGAAAGAGGGCGATATGATCGTCACGACCGGGAACTTTCTTCTTGATTCGGAGTCAAGATTGCGTTCCGGGAAAAAAGTGGAGCACCAGCATTAA